One Primulina huaijiensis isolate GDHJ02 chromosome 8, ASM1229523v2, whole genome shotgun sequence genomic region harbors:
- the LOC140982128 gene encoding glutathione S-transferase T3-like, giving the protein MTLSKRGDAFKIEEDKLLVMAYLDSRVAATYNEQLAGNSTEPRTTKALQCRWFNINKIVQNFSSFVSQVERRRPSGASEKDILDQAKALFKQSAGSTWPLDHVWSLLKDQEKFRSSNAILPNFIANRGNIDSSQSEYSPNTESPTPDSGGLSGLAINLDEDNPSGGSSQCPIGIKKAKAKRKDTEEHLKDISTMAKCTEKMVAVMENAEVYRQQLIDVEKQRNAIMTFKEENKILRMNPMCVDESVRAYLIKEQQKI; this is encoded by the exons ATGACTTTATCTAAACGTGGTGATGCCTTCAAAATCGAGGAGGACAAACTACTCGTGATGGCTTATCTTGAT TCACGAGTGGCAGCTACATACAACGAACAACTCGCTGGTAACTCAACAGAGCCTCGTACTACTAAGGCCCTCCAATGTCGCTGGTTCAACATAAACAAGATTGTCCAAAACTTTAGTTCATTTGTTAGCCAG GTGGAACGTAGGCGTCCAAGTGGTGCTTCTGAGAAAGACATT TTGGATCAAGCAAAAGCCTTATTTAAGCAATCAGCTGGATCGACTTGGCCGTTGGATCATGTATGGTCTTTGCTTAAAGACCAAGAGAAGTTTAGGTCATCAAACGCCATTTTACCGAATTTCATAGCAAACCGCGGGAATATCGACTCATCCCAATCTGAGTATTCTCCCAACACAGAATCACCAACACCCGATTCTGGAGGGCTATCTGGGTTAGCTATAAACCTGGATGAAGACAATCCATCAGGAGGGAGTTCTCAGTGTCCAATTGGCATAAAAAAGGCCAAAGCAAAAAGAAAAGATACTGAAGAACACTTGAAGGACATTTCCACCATGGCCAAATGTACTGAGAAAATGGTGGCTGTTATGGAGAATGCTGAGGTATATCGACAACAACTCATTGATGTTGAGAAACAAAGGAATGCGATAATGACTTttaaagaagaaaacaaaatactaaGGATGAACCCTATGTGCGTTGATGAATCAGTCCGTGCATATTTGATCAAAgaacaacaaaaaatttga